In Macadamia integrifolia cultivar HAES 741 chromosome 12, SCU_Mint_v3, whole genome shotgun sequence, the following are encoded in one genomic region:
- the LOC122057112 gene encoding uncharacterized protein LOC122057112 has protein sequence MAGAQNQMGQLVLRAEAMSRELEASEREKVSLDNERSILLEKVEHLECELALERRECERKLSELKSQMRARLLEAEARGVEKYRVSEAFKEEITNAIAPGYTMGATEVRDWVLGHYPGVSFADSGLVFEDDDVEAVPSATQVADADGGGGSEEGEIQPQREVPPTPGRGGSDQEALPAEDEAVNPTDAP, from the exons atggcaggg GCTCAgaaccagatgggtcagctggtcCTCCGAGCCGAGGCCATGAGTCGGGAGCTCGAAGccagcgagagggagaaggtctccctagacaacgagcgctccatcctcctcgagaaggtggagcacctggagtgTGAGCTAGCcctcgagcgccgagagtgcgaaCGGAAGCTCTCGGAGCTGAAGTCGCAAATGAGGGCACGCCTTCTGGAAGCCGAagcccgaggggtcgagaagtatcgAGTCTCCGAGGCCTTCAAGGAGGAGATCACGAACGCCATCGCCCCAGGGTACACCATgggtgctaccgaggtccgagactgggtcctcgggCACTACCCTGGGGTTTCCTTTGCAGACAGCGGCCTCGTCTTtgaggacgacgatgtggaggcgGTGCCATCGGCCACCCAGGTTGCCGACGCCGACGGTGGAGGCGGCAGCGAGGAAGGTGAGATCCAGCCGCAAagggaagtccctccgacccctggtcgtgggggttcggaccaggaggcactccccgccgaagacgaggccgTGAACCCGACAGATGCTCCTTAA